One window of Rasiella rasia genomic DNA carries:
- a CDS encoding T9SS type A sorting domain-containing protein → MKIQTKTNNLNMLNTMKTIFTFLTLMVITIAQAQWSADTSVNTSVADSQTEVVQAKGTSTGETYVVFWKSVPEPTNYELRLQVLDVDGNKTLGPDGMLVSDQIPMSTFTVAMTTVIDINDNLYIGVTGTGSGNPAFVYKLDNNGQSLWTNNSVGNGFLVTVMPLASGEAIVGRLSNSGGVMQKYDATGTAVWPSEQPIGTGSGFKAPANFFELSEGEFVLVHHVLIGGVNSNLYAQRYGADGVPQWASDTQLSSRITLYNRIYTGIKGDDAVFMSYFGSNGSRFDAFVQRIDLDGTLPWGLNGSDFATDDLNYETNIDLAISNDDSFIYANSRYTDASQSMTGTYIQKFDATNGNRLFSDAAKEVFGITEDKVPAGKLYLQNNTPWFVVSSGNDNGVTPTEIEAVHLDHNGDFIWATETMPLATFAANKSRVQYTEPIAGQSVVVFIEDKGEGEKIYAQNLEDPNACALSITCPTTVVVVTDAGMCTASGINLGTASTSGCNGEVVSNDAPTVFPVGETVVTWTVDNGTSIETCVQLIIVEDTAAPTIICPQDAIVEVATGSQYILPDYFDTGAASAIDNCTDPVNITSQDPAPGTNLDVGTHQIILTAEDDHGNESICSFQLTVDEVLGTQTFANESILLYPNPTDGIVTLGNPSNFNLQLIEIYNVSGRMIKKIDIEGMGTSKSLFLSDLASGTYFILIKGEEGQLTKKILKN, encoded by the coding sequence ATGAAAATACAAACAAAAACTAATAATTTAAATATGTTGAATACCATGAAGACTATTTTTACATTTTTGACCTTGATGGTCATAACAATCGCACAGGCACAATGGAGTGCTGACACCTCGGTAAATACATCGGTTGCAGATTCCCAAACAGAAGTTGTGCAAGCCAAGGGAACTTCTACAGGAGAAACGTATGTCGTTTTTTGGAAATCAGTGCCAGAACCAACAAATTACGAACTTAGGCTGCAAGTACTGGATGTAGATGGAAACAAAACTTTAGGCCCAGATGGGATGCTCGTAAGCGACCAAATACCTATGAGTACCTTTACAGTTGCGATGACAACCGTAATAGATATAAACGATAATTTATACATTGGCGTTACTGGAACTGGAAGTGGCAATCCGGCTTTTGTGTATAAACTAGACAATAACGGTCAGAGCTTATGGACCAATAATAGCGTGGGGAATGGTTTTTTAGTAACAGTAATGCCTCTTGCTTCTGGTGAAGCAATTGTAGGAAGGCTGAGCAATAGTGGTGGAGTAATGCAGAAGTATGATGCGACTGGCACAGCCGTATGGCCAAGCGAGCAACCTATTGGTACAGGTTCTGGCTTTAAAGCACCTGCAAACTTTTTTGAGTTGTCTGAAGGCGAGTTTGTGTTAGTGCACCACGTTTTGATAGGAGGCGTGAATTCAAACCTCTACGCACAACGATATGGTGCAGACGGAGTGCCACAATGGGCAAGCGATACGCAATTGTCTAGTCGCATTACGCTGTACAATCGAATCTATACAGGAATTAAGGGCGATGATGCTGTGTTTATGAGTTACTTTGGAAGCAATGGAAGTCGTTTTGACGCTTTTGTACAGCGTATTGATCTTGATGGCACATTGCCATGGGGGCTCAACGGTTCAGATTTTGCAACAGACGATTTAAATTACGAGACGAATATTGATTTAGCCATATCAAATGACGATAGTTTTATCTATGCAAATTCTAGATATACCGACGCATCACAATCAATGACAGGAACGTATATACAAAAATTTGATGCTACCAACGGAAACAGATTATTTTCAGATGCTGCCAAAGAGGTATTTGGCATTACTGAGGATAAAGTGCCTGCTGGAAAATTGTATTTACAAAATAATACCCCTTGGTTCGTCGTTTCTAGTGGAAACGATAATGGCGTGACACCTACCGAAATCGAGGCAGTGCATCTAGACCATAACGGGGATTTTATCTGGGCTACAGAGACAATGCCCTTGGCTACATTTGCAGCTAACAAAAGCCGAGTTCAGTATACAGAACCCATAGCTGGACAGAGTGTTGTTGTATTTATTGAAGATAAAGGCGAAGGTGAAAAAATTTATGCGCAAAACCTTGAAGACCCAAATGCATGTGCCCTTTCAATTACTTGCCCTACAACAGTGGTTGTGGTAACTGATGCTGGAATGTGTACGGCTTCGGGAATAAATCTAGGTACAGCTAGTACTAGTGGATGTAATGGAGAAGTAGTTTCTAATGATGCGCCTACTGTTTTTCCAGTTGGGGAAACTGTGGTTACATGGACGGTAGATAATGGCACCAGTATAGAGACCTGCGTTCAATTAATTATTGTGGAAGATACTGCTGCGCCAACAATTATATGCCCTCAAGATGCTATAGTTGAGGTTGCGACAGGTTCGCAGTACATTTTGCCAGATTATTTTGATACAGGGGCTGCCTCTGCAATAGACAATTGTACCGACCCAGTGAACATTACATCACAAGATCCAGCGCCTGGAACTAATCTTGACGTAGGAACACATCAAATTATCTTAACGGCAGAAGATGATCATGGAAATGAATCTATTTGCAGCTTCCAGCTCACGGTAGATGAAGTTTTGGGAACCCAAACATTTGCAAACGAAAGTATTTTATTATATCCCAATCCAACCGATGGAATTGTAACCTTAGGTAATCCTTCAAACTTCAATTTACAATTAATCGAAATATACAATGTATCAGGAAGAATGATAAAAAAAATAGACATTGAAGGAATGGGCACTAGCAAGTCGTTGTTCTTGTCTGATTTGGCGAGCGGAACCTACTTTATATTGATTAAAGGTGAAGAAGGTCAATTGACAAAAAAAATCCTGAAAAATTAA
- a CDS encoding DUF4136 domain-containing protein has translation MKITTFIPIVLLALFVSSCTSVRVATDYDKKANFNNYNSFAFYKPGIDKAQISDLDKKRILRAIDANLSNKGMTKSNSPALLVSIFTKEREHVDVYNNNFGYGWGWNPWWYGNRFGNSVNVSTEGSLYIDLIDANTNELVWQGIGSSKLYTGSDIDRREEKIREIVSEILAEYPPGVTAN, from the coding sequence ATGAAAATCACAACATTTATTCCAATAGTGCTGCTTGCATTATTTGTTAGTTCGTGCACTTCGGTTCGCGTGGCTACCGATTACGACAAGAAAGCAAATTTCAACAATTACAATAGTTTTGCCTTTTACAAACCAGGTATAGACAAGGCCCAAATAAGCGACCTTGATAAAAAAAGAATACTGCGCGCCATTGATGCAAACCTATCTAACAAAGGCATGACAAAGTCTAACTCACCAGCTTTATTAGTAAGTATATTTACTAAAGAGCGCGAACATGTAGATGTGTATAACAACAATTTTGGCTACGGCTGGGGTTGGAATCCTTGGTGGTACGGAAACAGATTCGGTAATTCAGTAAATGTTTCTACAGAAGGAAGCTTGTATATTGACCTAATAGACGCTAATACTAATGAGTTAGTTTGGCAAGGCATAGGAAGTTCTAAATTGTATACAGGTAGCGATATAGATCGGCGCGAGGAAAAAATTAGAGAAATTGTTTCTGAAATTTTAGCCGAATATCCACCTGGGGTAACGGCCAATTAA
- a CDS encoding urocanate hydratase — protein MTFKEEILQGIPSQLPEIKPYDKDVNHAPKRKKILSAEEEKLALKNALRYFSPEHHATLLPEFKQELATYGRIYMYRFRPDYKIYARPINEYPGKSEQAKAIMLMAQNNLDHAVAQHPHELITYGGNGAVFQNWAQYRLVMQYLAEMTDEQTLVMYSGHPLGLFPSHKDAPRVVVTNGMMIPNYSQPDDWEKFNALGVSQYGQMTAGSYMYIGPQGIVHGTTITVLNGFRKIKKSPKGGLFVTSGLGGMSGAQPKAGNIAGCVTVCAEVNPKATHTRHSQGWVDEVIADVRLLAARVKEAVAAQETVSIAYDGNIVDVWEHFDEANISIDLGSDQTSLHNPWAGGYYPVGMTYEAANEMMANNPSQFKQEVQRSLKRHAAAVNKHTAKGTYFFDYGNAFLLEASRAGADVMAKNSIDFKYPSYVQDIMGPMCFDYGFGPFRWVCASGKPEDLAKTDAIACEVLEEIMKNSPAEIKQQMQDNITWIKGAQENKLVVGSQARILYADAEGRMKIASAFNTAISEGKIDIVILGRDHHDVSGTDSPYRETSNIYDGSRFTADMAIHNVIGDSFRGATWVSIHNGGGVGWGEVINGGFGMVLDGSNNAQRRLESMLFWDVNNGIARRSWARNEEAVFAIKREMERTPNLKVTLPNFVDDSLF, from the coding sequence ATGACATTTAAAGAAGAAATACTACAAGGCATTCCAAGCCAGCTTCCTGAGATAAAACCTTACGACAAGGATGTAAACCACGCACCGAAAAGAAAAAAAATTCTTTCTGCAGAAGAAGAAAAACTCGCGCTTAAAAATGCGCTCCGATATTTTAGCCCAGAACATCATGCTACCCTCCTACCCGAATTTAAACAAGAGTTAGCAACTTATGGCAGAATTTATATGTATCGGTTTCGTCCTGATTATAAAATTTACGCGCGTCCTATTAATGAATATCCTGGTAAGAGTGAACAGGCCAAAGCCATTATGCTAATGGCACAGAACAACCTAGATCATGCAGTAGCACAGCATCCGCACGAGCTTATTACATATGGTGGTAATGGTGCCGTATTTCAGAATTGGGCGCAGTACAGATTGGTGATGCAATACCTAGCCGAAATGACCGACGAACAAACCTTGGTTATGTATTCTGGCCATCCCTTAGGATTATTCCCTTCGCATAAAGATGCACCCCGGGTTGTGGTAACCAACGGAATGATGATACCCAACTATTCGCAACCAGACGATTGGGAAAAGTTTAATGCATTAGGTGTTTCTCAATACGGGCAAATGACAGCAGGAAGCTACATGTATATTGGTCCACAAGGAATTGTTCATGGTACTACCATTACCGTTCTTAATGGTTTCCGAAAAATTAAAAAATCACCCAAGGGCGGACTCTTTGTAACTTCTGGTCTTGGCGGAATGAGTGGCGCACAACCAAAAGCTGGAAATATTGCTGGCTGTGTAACAGTTTGTGCCGAAGTAAATCCGAAAGCAACACACACGCGTCATAGCCAAGGATGGGTAGATGAAGTTATTGCAGATGTACGTCTATTGGCTGCACGTGTAAAGGAAGCCGTAGCCGCCCAGGAAACGGTTTCTATTGCGTACGACGGGAATATTGTTGATGTTTGGGAACACTTTGATGAGGCAAACATTTCTATAGATTTAGGAAGTGATCAAACCTCCTTACACAATCCATGGGCTGGTGGATACTACCCAGTTGGAATGACCTACGAAGCTGCCAATGAAATGATGGCTAACAACCCAAGTCAATTTAAACAAGAAGTACAGCGTTCGCTAAAACGACATGCAGCAGCAGTGAATAAACACACCGCAAAAGGCACCTATTTCTTCGACTACGGAAATGCTTTTCTGTTAGAAGCTTCGAGAGCTGGCGCCGATGTGATGGCCAAAAACAGTATCGATTTTAAATATCCATCGTATGTGCAAGACATCATGGGACCTATGTGTTTCGACTATGGTTTTGGACCATTTAGATGGGTGTGCGCCTCTGGTAAGCCTGAAGACTTAGCAAAAACAGATGCTATTGCCTGTGAGGTTTTGGAAGAAATCATGAAAAACTCTCCAGCTGAAATCAAGCAACAAATGCAGGATAATATCACTTGGATTAAAGGTGCACAAGAAAATAAATTAGTGGTGGGGAGTCAAGCTAGAATTCTATACGCAGATGCCGAAGGGAGAATGAAAATAGCGAGTGCTTTTAATACGGCTATTTCCGAAGGAAAAATTGATATTGTAATACTTGGTAGAGACCATCACGATGTTTCTGGAACAGATTCGCCCTACCGTGAAACCAGTAATATTTACGATGGCAGCCGCTTTACAGCAGATATGGCAATACACAACGTAATTGGCGACAGTTTTAGAGGTGCTACCTGGGTGAGCATTCATAATGGTGGTGGTGTTGGCTGGGGCGAGGTTATAAATGGTGGCTTCGGTATGGTTCTTGATGGTAGTAATAATGCACAACGACGTTTAGAAAGCATGCTATTCTGGGATGTAAATAACGGAATTGCCAGACGTAGTTGGGCGCGAAATGAAGAAGCCGTTTTTGCTATTAAAAGAGAGATGGAGCGCACTCCAAATCTTAAAGTGACCCTTCCTAATTTCGTAGATGACTCTTTATTTTAA
- a CDS encoding DUF5522 domain-containing protein, translating into MLFPKKRIELEEGDYYLTPEGYKCFTAQYHLKRGYCCESNCRHCPYGYNKKKNNSGTQPRE; encoded by the coding sequence ATGCTATTTCCGAAGAAAAGAATAGAACTAGAAGAAGGCGATTACTACCTTACTCCAGAAGGCTATAAATGTTTTACAGCGCAATACCATTTAAAACGAGGATATTGCTGTGAGAGCAACTGTCGCCATTGCCCCTATGGCTACAACAAGAAAAAAAACAATTCTGGCACGCAACCAAGAGAATAA
- a CDS encoding autotransporter outer membrane beta-barrel domain-containing protein translates to MILKLPHLQVQALTVIILTSLSITAQVGVGTVSPDPGSLLDIESTDKGILVPRVSIANLNTIAPITGGATESLLVYNTNTTTGKGYYYWDSTQWVAMNSMDWKLRGNSGTDENNDFVGTLDGEALTFRTNNIQRFRVANDDQVQAMANGSAARPFYSWNADQTMGFWRSGTRQMDMVINGSTFFNANANTGGGSDLEWSFNPGGVDMNLRVETDNNANSLFVHGEEDNIGFGTNAPNSSAQLDMAAINKGILINRVALTATTSASPVTTPATGLMVYNTATASSGGTQVLPGFYYWDSTKWVAMGGTNGRDWSLDGNAGTNPSSNFLGTTDATDLVVRTQNLERLRISADGNGALGSAPYSNVGLRVNKSGEDYGILGETTSNLGAAVAGFEAGTGDGVLGQNTGTGTGVFGYAVQNYGVLGLTPYTGGMYLTAGVVGWGSGANNANGMLSVTSNVATTQQSVSFRAISGGTTSYSPTTVLNIGVNSNSPELAFYGQTEGPITSLGDLDAAEFTTNYTGIQTDADARDPRALLAGRRANATTPLGTALTYYGAYLYSGGSNSNSSYAYAGARHNNVNYKIIGNGIVSTIVDGINADDKKIMFAPEAPEVLFEDYGTGSLHNGTADITIDPIFSKNIIVDAQHPLKVFIQLEGDCNGVFVTNKTANGFRVKELQGGTSTVAFSWHIVANRKDDVSTNASEGSAYSSLRFPDAPSMIVPEGKYATTINEKDSNKKLTPFQN, encoded by the coding sequence ATGATACTAAAACTACCCCATTTACAGGTACAAGCGCTAACTGTAATTATATTAACTAGCCTGAGTATAACTGCTCAAGTAGGAGTAGGAACCGTTAGCCCCGACCCTGGATCACTACTAGATATTGAAAGTACAGACAAAGGAATTCTAGTACCTAGAGTTTCAATAGCAAACTTAAATACAATTGCGCCTATTACAGGTGGTGCAACAGAAAGCCTACTCGTATATAACACAAACACCACTACAGGTAAAGGCTACTATTACTGGGACTCAACACAATGGGTTGCAATGAACAGTATGGATTGGAAGCTACGAGGAAATTCTGGAACAGATGAAAACAATGACTTTGTTGGGACGTTAGACGGTGAAGCCCTTACGTTTAGAACAAATAACATACAACGGTTTCGCGTCGCAAATGACGACCAAGTACAAGCCATGGCTAATGGTTCTGCCGCAAGACCATTTTATTCATGGAACGCAGACCAAACCATGGGCTTTTGGCGTTCTGGAACAAGACAAATGGATATGGTAATTAATGGTTCTACCTTCTTTAACGCCAATGCCAACACGGGTGGTGGATCTGATTTAGAATGGTCATTCAATCCTGGCGGCGTTGATATGAACTTAAGAGTAGAAACAGACAACAATGCAAATTCGTTATTTGTACATGGAGAAGAAGACAATATTGGATTTGGAACTAATGCCCCAAATAGCAGTGCGCAATTAGACATGGCAGCAATTAACAAAGGAATTCTAATAAATAGAGTTGCCTTAACCGCAACTACTTCTGCATCTCCTGTCACAACGCCTGCCACTGGTTTAATGGTATATAATACTGCAACTGCTAGTAGCGGCGGCACACAAGTACTTCCGGGTTTCTACTATTGGGACAGCACTAAGTGGGTAGCGATGGGCGGAACAAACGGACGTGACTGGTCGCTAGACGGAAATGCGGGCACAAACCCATCCTCAAATTTCTTAGGCACCACAGATGCAACAGATCTTGTAGTAAGAACACAAAATCTTGAACGATTACGAATTTCTGCCGATGGAAACGGAGCACTCGGAAGCGCTCCATATTCCAATGTCGGGCTAAGAGTAAATAAGTCAGGAGAAGATTATGGAATCCTAGGAGAGACCACTTCAAACCTAGGAGCAGCCGTTGCAGGGTTCGAGGCTGGTACAGGAGACGGGGTTCTAGGCCAAAACACGGGTACAGGAACTGGAGTTTTTGGCTATGCCGTTCAAAATTATGGTGTGCTTGGACTCACTCCTTATACTGGTGGAATGTATCTCACCGCAGGAGTTGTAGGATGGGGATCTGGAGCAAATAATGCTAATGGAATGTTATCGGTAACTAGCAATGTTGCGACTACACAGCAAAGCGTTTCCTTTCGCGCCATTAGCGGTGGTACTACATCGTACTCTCCTACTACAGTATTAAACATTGGCGTAAATAGCAACTCCCCAGAACTTGCTTTTTATGGACAAACTGAAGGACCGATAACAAGTTTAGGAGATTTAGATGCTGCAGAATTTACAACCAATTATACGGGCATTCAAACCGATGCAGATGCAAGAGACCCACGTGCACTACTTGCCGGTCGCCGAGCGAATGCTACCACGCCATTGGGGACAGCTCTTACGTATTACGGTGCCTACCTATACAGTGGCGGTTCTAATAGCAACTCGTCTTATGCGTATGCAGGTGCAAGACACAACAATGTTAATTACAAGATTATAGGCAATGGAATTGTATCTACCATTGTAGATGGCATAAACGCCGATGACAAGAAAATTATGTTTGCACCTGAAGCACCCGAGGTTCTTTTTGAAGATTACGGCACAGGTAGTTTACATAATGGTACTGCAGATATAACTATAGATCCAATATTCTCCAAGAATATTATAGTAGATGCACAACATCCCTTGAAAGTGTTTATCCAACTAGAGGGAGATTGTAATGGTGTTTTTGTTACCAATAAAACCGCTAATGGATTTCGGGTTAAAGAATTACAAGGAGGCACGAGTACAGTAGCATTTTCATGGCATATAGTAGCGAACAGAAAAGACGATGTTAGCACAAATGCATCTGAAGGTTCGGCTTATAGTTCTTTACGTTTTCCAGACGCACCTTCAATGATTGTCCCAGAAGGTAAATACGCTACTACTATAAATGAAAAAGATTCTAATAAGAAACTTACTCCCTTTCAGAATTAA
- a CDS encoding choice-of-anchor B family protein, which yields MIKRKLLPLLLTLFSFTMYAQTPCSGGSAGPYDCDGITLQSYISASAMGGFEGQDSWGWTDVDGNGDEYAIVALDNGTAFVRITDPINPVFLGRLPSHTSSSLWRDVKTYQNYAYIVSDGNGNHGMQIFDLTKLRTQFGSPSVTFSHDNRVTWGTNSGNRGRAHNVIINEDTGYAYVLGVTPYNSGGPLFYRLDGNNNGVPDDPVLEARFSALNYCHDAQVVTYDGPDPAYQGREIMIGSFSGTGFVHVLDVTDKTANAQGIATNVVTIGTVGYSNADYTHQGWFTEDKRFFIVGDELDERDSGYNTRTLVFDMSDLSNPQLILEYEGPTAATDHNGYVRGNRYYLANYTDGVRILKVDGLYDATPSLAEEDYFDTFPTSDATGTVGGIWNVYPFFESGNLVATGFNTSSSTVNTGLYILKDPLYDNTPPTAICAPYTAVLNKTTGTVTIDALDIDNGSNDNIGITKRTLTGQTTFTCADLGDHTVTLTVEDDYGFTSSCTTTVTVVGEETVFLGAGTWSNGLPNIGSTAKISTSDYDTAGIGNSSFSACSCEVDTGRTLTVGADDFIEIENDIIVDGSLIVKHTGNVVQKMNDAQVIKGGSATINVELTTPILQTRDFMVMGSPMDQETRNDVFTDAFLVLNHNPANFIPHPGVPGGTNFADDNGDYWTSYNGNINVGEGYIVRPQEGYTDPANEAYFMTYTLGTLNNGIINRPALFNNLIDNPDGTPNTYANPYASAMSAYEFIDQNSLVNEVYFWEHLTAPSAIPGANSINFSMGDISMYNMSGGVKASNDPGVSTIPNGVIATGQGFAIRTQAAGSVSFNNSMRLTSGNTTLRVPDESLTDRIWINLRSVDYDVESNTLLAFSPSGTPNIDAGFDSERVGSIISLYSFHHQTESKLGIQTTGVFDPEMKFSLGFSTEIKVKTAYEISIDQIEGSIIENTKVFLYDFLEGITTELTANSYIFESNSTDSADRFSVFFITENLLGPDDQPLSSIVVYPNPTKDILNILSLKEPLERIEVYDLRGRLMELDVEDEVTTTSIDLTKLNTGVYFVEVFTASGTISKKVIKE from the coding sequence ATGATTAAAAGAAAATTACTCCCGCTACTCTTAACATTATTTAGTTTTACCATGTATGCTCAAACTCCATGTTCAGGAGGTTCTGCAGGACCATATGACTGTGATGGAATTACGTTACAATCTTATATCTCTGCATCCGCGATGGGTGGTTTTGAGGGACAAGATTCTTGGGGTTGGACCGACGTAGATGGCAATGGTGATGAATATGCTATTGTTGCTTTAGACAACGGAACTGCTTTTGTTCGTATTACAGACCCTATCAATCCGGTATTTTTAGGTAGACTCCCTTCACATACATCATCTAGCCTTTGGCGCGATGTAAAAACATATCAAAATTACGCTTATATAGTTAGTGATGGAAATGGTAACCATGGTATGCAAATTTTTGATCTTACTAAATTAAGAACCCAATTTGGATCGCCATCAGTAACATTTTCGCATGACAATAGAGTTACCTGGGGTACCAATAGTGGTAACCGTGGAAGAGCCCATAATGTGATTATAAATGAAGATACAGGTTACGCATACGTTTTAGGAGTTACTCCTTATAATAGCGGTGGCCCGTTATTTTATAGACTTGATGGTAACAATAACGGTGTTCCTGATGACCCTGTATTAGAGGCAAGATTTTCTGCCCTGAACTATTGCCACGATGCGCAGGTAGTAACCTATGACGGTCCAGACCCTGCATACCAAGGAAGAGAAATAATGATTGGAAGTTTTAGTGGTACGGGCTTTGTTCACGTATTAGATGTTACTGATAAAACTGCTAATGCTCAAGGTATTGCTACCAATGTTGTAACTATTGGTACTGTAGGATATAGCAATGCAGATTATACCCACCAAGGTTGGTTCACTGAAGACAAGCGCTTTTTTATTGTGGGAGATGAACTTGATGAAAGAGATTCTGGGTACAATACAAGAACTCTGGTATTTGACATGTCAGACCTGAGCAACCCTCAACTTATACTTGAATACGAAGGCCCAACTGCAGCTACAGATCATAATGGTTATGTAAGAGGTAACAGGTATTATCTTGCTAATTATACAGATGGGGTTCGTATTTTGAAAGTAGACGGACTGTATGATGCCACTCCTTCACTAGCTGAAGAAGATTATTTTGATACATTCCCAACAAGTGATGCAACCGGTACAGTAGGTGGAATCTGGAACGTATACCCATTTTTTGAAAGTGGGAACCTTGTCGCTACTGGATTTAACACCAGCTCAAGTACGGTTAATACAGGATTGTATATTTTGAAAGACCCATTGTATGACAATACACCACCCACTGCAATTTGCGCACCCTATACTGCGGTGTTAAATAAAACAACTGGTACAGTTACTATAGACGCTCTTGATATAGATAATGGATCGAATGATAATATAGGAATTACTAAACGAACCTTAACAGGACAGACTACATTTACTTGTGCAGATTTAGGAGACCATACTGTTACATTAACTGTTGAAGATGACTACGGCTTTACATCATCGTGTACCACAACTGTTACGGTAGTAGGAGAAGAAACAGTATTTTTAGGAGCCGGAACTTGGTCTAATGGATTACCAAATATTGGTTCTACAGCCAAAATAAGCACCTCTGATTATGACACAGCTGGAATTGGAAATAGTAGTTTTTCTGCTTGTTCATGTGAAGTTGACACCGGAAGAACGCTAACGGTTGGTGCAGACGATTTTATAGAAATTGAAAATGACATTATTGTAGACGGTTCTCTTATCGTAAAACATACTGGAAATGTAGTTCAGAAAATGAACGACGCTCAGGTAATAAAAGGCGGGAGTGCTACTATAAATGTAGAATTAACAACCCCAATACTTCAAACCAGAGACTTTATGGTAATGGGAAGTCCGATGGACCAAGAAACGCGTAATGATGTTTTTACAGACGCATTTTTAGTTCTGAACCACAACCCAGCTAATTTTATTCCTCATCCAGGGGTTCCTGGAGGAACTAATTTTGCCGATGACAACGGTGATTACTGGACAAGTTATAATGGAAATATAAATGTTGGCGAGGGGTATATTGTACGTCCACAAGAGGGGTACACTGATCCGGCAAATGAGGCCTATTTCATGACATATACATTAGGAACACTTAACAATGGTATTATTAACAGGCCAGCGCTTTTTAATAATCTAATAGACAACCCAGATGGTACTCCTAACACATATGCCAACCCATATGCAAGCGCCATGTCTGCCTACGAATTTATAGACCAAAACAGCTTAGTGAACGAAGTATATTTCTGGGAGCATCTCACTGCACCTAGTGCAATACCAGGGGCAAACTCGATAAATTTCAGCATGGGAGATATTTCAATGTATAATATGTCTGGAGGCGTTAAAGCATCTAACGATCCTGGTGTTAGCACCATACCTAATGGTGTTATTGCTACTGGTCAAGGATTTGCAATTAGAACTCAAGCTGCAGGTAGCGTTTCATTTAATAATAGCATGCGACTTACATCAGGAAATACAACACTTAGGGTTCCTGACGAAAGTTTAACTGATAGAATTTGGATTAATCTAAGAAGTGTAGACTACGATGTGGAAAGCAATACACTGTTAGCCTTCAGTCCTAGTGGCACACCAAATATTGATGCTGGATTTGACAGTGAAAGAGTAGGCTCTATTATATCGCTTTATTCATTTCACCACCAAACCGAAAGTAAATTAGGGATTCAAACAACTGGCGTATTTGACCCAGAAATGAAGTTTTCATTAGGTTTTTCTACAGAAATCAAGGTTAAAACAGCCTATGAAATATCTATAGACCAAATAGAAGGTTCTATAATTGAAAATACTAAAGTCTTTTTATACGATTTCCTAGAGGGTATTACCACAGAACTTACTGCTAATTCATACATCTTTGAATCCAATAGCACAGACTCAGCCGATAGATTTTCAGTGTTCTTTATTACAGAAAATTTACTAGGTCCAGACGACCAACCACTATCAAGTATTGTTGTGTATCCAAATCCAACGAAGGATATTTTAAACATACTTTCTCTTAAAGAACCTTTAGAACGAATCGAGGTGTATGATTTACGTGGAAGACTGATGGAATTAGATGTTGAAGATGAGGTAACCACAACTTCTATAGATCTAACTAAATTAAATACAGGTGTATACTTTGTTGAAGTATTTACAGCATCTGGTACAATAAGTAAAAAAGTAATTAAAGAATAA